A stretch of the Neptunomonas phycophila genome encodes the following:
- a CDS encoding SulP family inorganic anion transporter — protein sequence MLKRYLPIFDWIGNYNQRTLTSDLIAALIVTIMLIPQSLAYALLAGLPPEVGLYASILPLVAYAIFGTSRTLSVGPVAVVSLMTAAAVGNLALQGSDEYIAAAIILAFMSGLILLIMGFLKLGMLANFLSHPVISGFITASGLIIAASQLKHILGIKADGSNLWDLIISLFSQLPSTNIPTLVIGCFATGFLFWSRKNLKSYLLNKGIGHALAEILAKAGPVLAIALTTLAAWGLDLQQHGVQLVGAIPPGLPSLTLPQFDYNIWQELLVSAVLISIVGFVESVSVAQTLAAKRRQRISPNQELIGLGASNIAASISGGFPVTGGFSRSVVNFDAGAETPAAGAFTAIGIGLAALTLTPLLFFLPKATLAATIIVAVLSLVDMGALKRTWNFSRSDFFAMLATILLTLAEGVELGIIAGVGLSILLHLYRTSKPHSAIVGRVPGTEHFRNIDRHHVETDNHILTLRVDESLYFANARYLEDRVYDLVMSNPNIEHLILMCPAVNFIDASALESLEAINHRLNDSGVTLNLSEVKGPIMDRLRRTHFVDELTGHIFLSQYEAWNTLRSERVARSVGDL from the coding sequence ATGCTCAAGCGTTACTTACCTATTTTTGATTGGATAGGTAACTACAATCAGCGCACACTCACTAGCGACTTAATCGCAGCGCTCATTGTCACTATTATGCTAATCCCACAATCATTAGCTTATGCTTTGTTGGCGGGGTTGCCACCGGAGGTGGGTCTTTATGCCAGCATATTACCGTTAGTTGCTTACGCTATTTTTGGTACTAGCCGCACATTGTCAGTAGGCCCAGTGGCTGTTGTCTCATTGATGACGGCTGCAGCTGTCGGCAATCTAGCGTTACAGGGCAGTGATGAGTATATAGCCGCCGCTATTATTTTAGCGTTTATGTCCGGCCTTATCCTGCTCATCATGGGCTTTTTAAAATTAGGCATGCTTGCCAACTTTTTAAGCCACCCTGTTATCTCGGGGTTTATTACGGCCTCTGGGTTAATTATTGCCGCCAGCCAACTTAAACATATCTTGGGAATTAAAGCGGACGGTAGTAACCTGTGGGACCTCATCATTTCGCTTTTTAGTCAACTACCATCCACTAATATTCCCACACTGGTTATTGGGTGCTTTGCAACAGGCTTTCTATTTTGGTCAAGGAAAAACCTAAAAAGCTATTTACTTAATAAAGGTATTGGCCATGCGCTAGCTGAAATACTGGCTAAAGCCGGTCCTGTGTTAGCCATTGCACTCACCACATTAGCTGCATGGGGGCTAGATTTACAACAACATGGTGTCCAGCTTGTTGGTGCTATACCACCAGGCCTTCCTAGCCTTACTTTACCTCAATTTGATTACAATATTTGGCAAGAGCTTTTAGTGTCAGCCGTCTTAATCAGCATTGTCGGCTTTGTAGAATCCGTGTCAGTGGCACAAACATTAGCAGCAAAACGGCGTCAACGAATCAGCCCTAATCAAGAGCTGATTGGCCTTGGAGCCTCAAACATCGCGGCTTCCATCTCTGGCGGCTTTCCTGTCACAGGCGGCTTCTCGCGTTCTGTGGTTAACTTCGATGCAGGAGCGGAAACACCTGCCGCCGGTGCGTTTACAGCAATAGGTATCGGATTGGCAGCATTAACTCTCACCCCTTTGTTGTTCTTTTTGCCTAAGGCAACACTGGCTGCAACCATTATTGTGGCTGTTTTATCGTTAGTGGATATGGGGGCATTAAAACGGACATGGAATTTTTCACGCAGTGATTTTTTTGCCATGCTCGCTACTATTTTACTGACCCTAGCTGAAGGCGTAGAACTAGGCATTATCGCTGGAGTAGGCTTATCGATTTTGTTGCATTTATACCGCACTAGTAAACCACACAGCGCAATTGTTGGTCGTGTTCCAGGAACAGAACATTTTCGCAACATCGATCGCCATCATGTAGAGACCGACAACCACATACTGACCCTAAGAGTTGATGAAAGCCTCTACTTTGCCAATGCACGTTATCTTGAAGACCGCGTATATGACTTGGTCATGTCCAATCCCAATATTGAGCACCTGATACTCATGTGCCCAGCGGTTAACTTTATTGACGCATCCGCTTTAGAAAGCCTAGAAGCCATTAATCATCGCTTAAACGATAGTGGTGTCACACTGAACTTATCAGAAGTGAAAGGCCCTATTATGGACCGCTTACGTCGCACGCATTTTGTTGACGAACTCACAGGTCACATTTTTCTAAGCCAATATGAAGCATGGAATACACTTCGCAGTGAGCGGGTTGCGCGTTCAGTGGGTGATTTGTAA
- a CDS encoding rhodanese-like domain-containing protein → MKTAHDLVAQAKSSIQEISIQDASQAIETADVLIDVREADEYAAGHLAGAINIPRGLLEFKMTGEPHLADRNLHIVVYCKTSGRAALSAVALHQMGYVHVQSIAGGYDAWAEAKMPVVQPHIPDFE, encoded by the coding sequence ATGAAAACTGCACATGATCTTGTGGCACAAGCCAAATCAAGTATCCAAGAAATTAGTATTCAAGATGCTAGCCAAGCGATTGAAACAGCGGATGTTTTAATTGATGTAAGAGAAGCGGATGAGTATGCCGCTGGCCATTTAGCTGGCGCGATTAATATTCCAAGAGGGCTGCTAGAGTTTAAAATGACCGGCGAGCCTCATCTAGCGGATCGTAATTTACATATTGTTGTGTATTGCAAAACAAGTGGTCGTGCGGCGCTGTCGGCTGTGGCGTTGCATCAAATGGGGTACGTGCATGTGCAATCAATAGCGGGAGGGTACGATGCTTGGGCAGAGGCTAAGATGCCAGTGGTTCAGCCGCATATCCCTGATTTTGAATAG
- the speD gene encoding adenosylmethionine decarboxylase encodes MAPTPNGKIKLQGFNNLTKSLSFCIYDVCYANTPKQKEEYIEYIDERYNADRLTEILSEVCEIIGANILNVARQDYEPQGASVTILVSEEPIKDSDRVDKTEKPGPLPDAVVAHLDKSHICVHTYPESHPDDGICTFRADIEVSTCGVISPLKALNYLIHKLESDIVTIDYRVRGFTRDVDGVKHYIDHKINSIQNFMGQDIHDSYQMVDVNVYQENIFHTKMMLDTPDLDQYLFGTSKKDLTEQEIDEISERLFKEMNEIFYGRNMPDMKN; translated from the coding sequence TTGGCACCAACACCCAACGGTAAAATTAAGCTTCAAGGCTTTAATAACCTAACTAAAAGCCTTAGCTTTTGTATTTATGACGTCTGTTATGCAAACACGCCAAAACAGAAAGAAGAGTACATTGAGTACATCGACGAGCGTTACAATGCTGACCGATTGACCGAAATTTTATCGGAAGTATGCGAAATTATTGGTGCAAACATTTTAAATGTAGCCCGCCAAGACTACGAACCTCAAGGGGCAAGTGTCACCATTCTAGTATCCGAAGAGCCTATTAAAGACTCTGATCGCGTCGACAAAACAGAAAAGCCAGGTCCTTTACCTGATGCGGTAGTTGCACATCTGGATAAAAGCCATATTTGCGTACATACCTACCCTGAGAGCCACCCCGATGATGGCATCTGTACTTTCCGTGCCGATATAGAGGTGTCCACTTGTGGAGTTATTTCTCCGCTTAAAGCGTTGAACTACCTGATCCACAAACTGGAATCAGATATTGTGACGATCGATTATCGAGTACGTGGATTTACGCGCGATGTAGATGGTGTGAAACACTACATAGACCACAAAATCAACTCGATTCAAAATTTCATGGGCCAAGATATTCATGACAGTTACCAAATGGTAGATGTGAACGTTTATCAAGAAAACATCTTCCACACTAAAATGATGCTGGATACTCCCGATCTTGACCAATACTTGTTCGGCACATCTAAGAAAGACCTCACAGAACAAGAAATTGATGAAATTTCAGAGCGTCTATTCAAAGAAATGAACGAGATTTTTTACGGCCGAAACATGCCTGATATGAAAAATTAA
- a CDS encoding bifunctional protein tyrosine phosphatase family protein/NAD(P)/FAD-dependent oxidoreductase, which translates to MQINQLSPFISVSPQLTPNDIGVAASRGFKSIICNRPDQESQDQPSTTDLKEAAERLGLNWYYQPVVSGKITDANIADFTAIMDKAQGPVLAFCRTGTRSSTLWALSQAPRLSPEAILTTTKAAGYDLSAQHERLNALNQSATKQFHSPTATHKANHDVVIIGGGAAGQAVAASLLKRKPSLTIAIVEPNNEHYYQPGWTLVGGGVFERSETSRAMKDIMPDSVHWYHAAAASFTPEHHSITLENGESISYRALIVAPGLILDWDAIPGLKDSLGKYGVTSNYRIDLAPYTWELVQSTQQGTAIFTQPPMPIKCAGAPQKAMYLSCDHWKRTGRLDNIKVEFCTAGAALFGVADYVPALMEYITEYGVELAFQTTLVSVDGPTKTARFSVIDSEGNSTEIEKQFDMLHVCPPQRAPQFVAQSQLSDDAGWLNLNSETLQHKHYGNIFGLGDCSNTPNAKTAAAVRKQAPVVAENVLMVLQGEVPRAIYDGYGSCPLTVERGKIVLAEFGYGGKLQPTFPSWLVKGTQPSRLSWFLKEKMLPWIYWNGMLKGHEWLARPTILPHRPSDHEAAQACNFDQKQ; encoded by the coding sequence ATGCAAATCAATCAACTAAGTCCTTTCATCAGCGTTAGCCCTCAATTAACTCCCAATGACATTGGAGTTGCGGCATCAAGGGGCTTCAAGTCAATCATATGCAATCGACCCGACCAAGAAAGCCAAGACCAACCCTCGACAACTGACTTAAAAGAAGCGGCAGAACGCTTAGGATTAAACTGGTACTACCAACCTGTTGTTTCAGGAAAAATTACAGACGCCAATATAGCCGACTTCACCGCTATTATGGATAAAGCTCAGGGGCCGGTTTTAGCTTTTTGCCGAACAGGAACACGTAGTTCTACACTTTGGGCCTTATCTCAAGCTCCTCGTTTAAGCCCGGAGGCTATTCTTACAACGACTAAAGCGGCAGGCTACGACCTTAGTGCTCAGCATGAACGTCTTAATGCTCTTAACCAATCAGCGACAAAACAATTCCACTCCCCCACAGCCACCCATAAAGCGAATCATGATGTTGTCATCATTGGCGGCGGCGCCGCAGGACAGGCCGTTGCTGCCAGCTTACTGAAACGTAAACCTAGCCTTACCATTGCTATTGTGGAACCGAATAACGAACATTATTACCAACCGGGTTGGACGCTCGTGGGAGGCGGCGTGTTTGAGCGCAGTGAAACATCACGCGCTATGAAAGACATTATGCCCGATTCGGTACATTGGTATCACGCTGCAGCCGCCTCATTCACGCCTGAACATCACAGTATTACCTTAGAAAATGGCGAGTCAATTAGCTATAGAGCACTGATAGTCGCCCCAGGTCTTATACTCGACTGGGACGCCATTCCCGGCCTAAAAGATAGCCTAGGGAAGTACGGTGTCACATCAAACTACCGAATAGATCTGGCCCCATATACATGGGAACTTGTACAAAGCACACAACAAGGCACAGCTATTTTTACTCAACCACCCATGCCCATTAAATGCGCAGGTGCACCACAAAAAGCCATGTATTTATCGTGCGATCATTGGAAGCGCACGGGCAGACTCGACAACATAAAAGTTGAGTTTTGTACCGCCGGTGCCGCTCTGTTTGGTGTAGCTGATTACGTACCAGCGCTTATGGAATATATTACGGAATATGGCGTTGAGCTGGCCTTCCAAACAACATTAGTTAGCGTAGACGGCCCTACAAAAACCGCACGTTTCTCTGTCATTGATAGCGAGGGTAATTCAACAGAAATTGAGAAACAATTTGACATGCTACATGTATGCCCTCCTCAGCGGGCCCCTCAATTTGTTGCGCAAAGCCAATTATCAGATGACGCAGGTTGGCTCAACCTAAACTCAGAAACATTACAACATAAGCACTACGGTAATATTTTTGGCCTCGGAGACTGCAGCAATACTCCAAATGCCAAAACAGCGGCTGCTGTCAGAAAACAAGCCCCCGTCGTAGCCGAAAACGTGCTGATGGTACTCCAAGGTGAAGTCCCCAGAGCCATTTACGATGGTTACGGATCCTGCCCACTAACCGTTGAGCGTGGAAAAATTGTACTCGCTGAGTTTGGTTATGGAGGCAAACTACAGCCTACTTTCCCCTCTTGGTTAGTAAAAGGCACCCAGCCAAGCCGGCTATCTTGGTTTCTTAAGGAGAAAATGCTGCCGTGGATTTATTGGAATGGCATGCTTAAGGGCCATGAATGGCTCGCTAGACCAACAATACTGCCTCATAGACCTTCGGATCATGAAGCAGCACAAGCCTGTAACTTTGACCAGAAACAGTAA
- a CDS encoding RES family NAD+ phosphorylase, with translation MIWDACEGTQHIQPIQGTLYRLVESQEQIATQSLVDTLDEQAVLEQLLEATKPAYPHTNHELHYLLKTPFRYPPLQWGSRFGRVYEPSLFYGGCSITSTLSESAYYRFVFIHTIQGKPPESPLRTSHTLFSVEYSTVHGVKLHQDPFDQHSSLLTHPSDYRATQQLGSDMREARVKAFEYLSARSSDAAHCVALYDPSPFVSNQPDMQESWLCETRPDYVLLKAVGTIPLRFSFNDFAINGQLPLPA, from the coding sequence GTGATTTGGGACGCATGCGAAGGAACGCAACACATACAACCGATACAAGGCACTTTATACCGTTTGGTTGAAAGCCAAGAACAAATAGCCACCCAAAGCTTGGTCGACACACTAGACGAACAAGCGGTGCTAGAACAGCTCCTAGAAGCCACAAAACCAGCCTACCCCCATACTAACCATGAACTTCATTATCTATTAAAAACCCCTTTCCGCTACCCGCCTTTACAATGGGGATCACGATTTGGAAGAGTCTATGAACCCAGTTTATTTTATGGAGGATGCTCAATAACCAGCACGCTCAGCGAATCAGCGTACTACCGATTCGTCTTCATCCACACCATACAAGGTAAGCCACCGGAAAGCCCCCTGCGGACATCACACACACTTTTTAGCGTGGAGTACAGCACAGTACACGGGGTGAAATTACATCAAGATCCTTTTGACCAACACTCTTCATTATTGACACACCCCAGTGACTACCGAGCAACCCAACAACTAGGAAGTGACATGCGAGAGGCCCGCGTTAAAGCTTTTGAATACTTATCAGCAAGATCTTCAGACGCTGCTCATTGTGTCGCACTGTATGACCCCTCTCCTTTTGTATCTAACCAGCCAGACATGCAAGAATCCTGGTTATGCGAAACACGACCAGATTATGTACTCCTTAAAGCGGTAGGCACCATTCCTTTACGCTTTTCATTCAACGATTTCGCGATTAACGGCCAGTTGCCCTTGCCCGCTTAA
- a CDS encoding MbcA/ParS/Xre antitoxin family protein produces the protein MSAVSQTQPDPSYVLAKALLNAGEQLQLSQAELAAVVGLHRTGISRLKKSMQLDPNSKTGELALLLIRVARALYALSGGDSTWTQHFMRNPNTMTAGIPAEQVQSVQGLSRVLQYVDAIRGKI, from the coding sequence ATGAGTGCTGTTAGCCAAACACAACCTGATCCAAGCTACGTACTGGCCAAAGCCCTGCTAAATGCAGGCGAGCAACTACAGCTATCCCAAGCAGAATTAGCCGCTGTGGTGGGCTTACACAGAACGGGCATTAGCCGCCTAAAAAAATCAATGCAATTGGACCCCAATAGCAAAACAGGCGAGCTGGCGCTATTGCTCATTCGAGTTGCAAGAGCACTCTATGCATTATCTGGTGGCGACTCTACGTGGACGCAACATTTTATGCGCAACCCCAATACCATGACAGCGGGCATTCCCGCTGAGCAAGTCCAATCCGTACAAGGACTTAGCCGGGTCTTACAATATGTAGATGCCATTCGAGGAAAGATCTAG
- a CDS encoding DUF294 nucleotidyltransferase-like domain-containing protein produces MEVEQLEILTFLKDHVPFRWLPEEELSKVATEIDVSYFRAGATILEVGQTNSDIHIVRSGAVEIYLRNGELFNRLGEGGMFGQQSVLTKSPVRFPAKALDDTLIYFIPYALFIELFDRYERFSDFVELENNKRLSHTVTRRQDANELMTSPVNKLITREPVLISESATVKEAACLMSEEDISCLLVADAQDSVSMIGIMTDRDLRTRVIAQGLDYTTLVRHIMTPAPITIDSSHFVFEAMLTMLTHNVHHLPVLHLGKPVGVIGISDIIRYESHNSLFVVSSIFDAQSVEEISALIPDIHASFTRMVNEDANSHMIGSAMSVIGRSIKQRLLALAQEQLGEPPIPYCFLALGSMARDEQLVLTDQDNALILDDSYNAELHGEYFLKLARFVCDGLAECGYSYCTGNIMATNTRWRQPLSVWRGYFTEWIEQPTPESLLNSSIFFDLDGVWGQTEWADELTALIAKKAQASPHFLACLTRNAINRKPPLGFFKDFVVEKDGEHRNTINLKRRGTAPLSDLIRVYALAVGSTAQNSFERLDDIIAANILPPGRGPDLRDALEFISMVRIRHQALDLEADRVPDNNIEPEQISPFERRNLKDAFQIVANAQKFIVIKYPPNRRF; encoded by the coding sequence ATGGAAGTCGAACAGCTCGAAATACTGACTTTTTTGAAAGATCATGTTCCTTTTCGTTGGTTACCGGAAGAGGAGTTATCCAAGGTAGCCACTGAAATAGATGTATCTTATTTTAGAGCTGGGGCAACGATTTTAGAGGTTGGCCAAACGAATAGTGACATCCACATAGTCCGAAGTGGTGCAGTTGAGATCTACTTACGTAACGGTGAGTTGTTTAACCGTTTAGGTGAAGGCGGTATGTTTGGGCAACAAAGCGTACTGACTAAAAGCCCAGTTAGGTTTCCGGCTAAAGCGCTGGATGACACGTTAATCTATTTCATTCCTTATGCACTTTTTATTGAGTTATTTGATCGATATGAGCGTTTCTCTGATTTTGTCGAATTAGAGAATAATAAGCGACTTAGCCACACTGTAACCCGACGCCAAGATGCTAATGAGCTGATGACATCACCGGTCAATAAGCTCATTACTCGTGAACCGGTACTGATTAGTGAATCGGCCACGGTTAAAGAAGCAGCCTGCTTAATGAGCGAAGAAGATATTTCTTGTCTATTGGTGGCCGACGCGCAGGATTCGGTATCAATGATTGGGATTATGACCGACAGGGACTTACGGACTCGGGTGATTGCCCAAGGGTTAGATTACACGACTTTAGTGCGCCATATCATGACACCTGCCCCTATTACGATTGATTCCAGCCATTTTGTTTTTGAAGCCATGTTAACCATGCTGACTCATAACGTGCACCATTTGCCTGTACTACACCTTGGGAAGCCTGTTGGAGTCATTGGGATATCGGATATTATTCGTTATGAATCTCATAATAGCTTGTTTGTGGTTAGTAGTATTTTTGATGCGCAAAGCGTAGAAGAAATTAGCGCATTGATTCCGGATATCCATGCAAGTTTTACACGCATGGTAAATGAAGATGCTAATTCACATATGATAGGTAGTGCTATGTCGGTTATTGGACGTAGCATAAAACAACGCTTGTTAGCCTTGGCGCAAGAGCAACTAGGTGAGCCTCCCATCCCGTATTGTTTTTTGGCGTTAGGCTCAATGGCACGAGATGAGCAGTTAGTCCTAACAGATCAAGATAATGCGCTCATTTTGGATGATTCTTATAATGCTGAGCTGCATGGCGAATATTTTTTAAAGCTGGCGCGTTTTGTTTGTGATGGTTTGGCCGAATGTGGCTACAGTTATTGCACTGGCAATATTATGGCAACCAATACCCGTTGGCGGCAGCCTTTGTCGGTTTGGAGGGGATATTTCACTGAATGGATTGAGCAGCCGACACCTGAGTCGTTATTGAATAGCTCGATATTTTTCGATCTAGACGGCGTTTGGGGGCAAACAGAGTGGGCTGATGAGCTTACCGCCTTGATTGCTAAAAAGGCCCAAGCCAGTCCGCACTTTTTAGCCTGTCTAACGCGCAATGCGATTAATCGTAAACCACCATTAGGCTTTTTTAAGGATTTCGTGGTTGAGAAAGATGGTGAGCATAGGAATACGATAAATTTAAAACGACGTGGCACGGCACCCTTGTCAGATCTTATTCGTGTCTATGCGCTAGCGGTGGGGTCAACAGCACAAAACTCGTTTGAGCGTCTGGACGATATTATCGCGGCCAATATTTTACCGCCGGGGCGTGGGCCCGATTTACGTGATGCATTGGAGTTTATTTCGATGGTGCGGATACGGCATCAGGCGCTAGATTTAGAGGCGGATCGGGTGCCTGATAACAATATCGAACCCGAACAAATAAGCCCTTTTGAGCGAAGAAACCTGAAGGATGCTTTTCAGATAGTTGCTAACGCACAAAAATTCATCGTTATAAAATACCCACCTAATCGGCGATTTTAA
- a CDS encoding helix-turn-helix domain-containing protein: protein MDTKTDFSKIPHFSLYGEELAIDDPSFIHIENIAHRSQDNGWYIRPHRHGKMFQMIVILNGKTDLRLDEQKITINKPSVITIPTGCVHGFRFAPNTEGIVLTLADSVLNTPQFEHLNQTFGVLLSHPQVLKIDTENGFLEQIMWLLEQIKWELQNPNMGRALMCEWHAMSLLLIVRRIHDILGSETREESLRSQQISHLKQLIEQNFRSQWNVQEYADAIGITTTTLNRITLQHLNKTVKTLLLERTMLEAKRRLIYTRSNLDQIAYDLGFKDPAYFSRFFKRETGLTPGQMRKEMSHDDSPLLTT, encoded by the coding sequence ATGGATACTAAAACTGATTTCTCAAAAATTCCGCACTTCTCACTTTACGGAGAAGAACTTGCCATTGACGATCCTTCTTTCATCCACATCGAAAACATAGCGCATCGCAGCCAAGACAACGGCTGGTACATACGGCCTCACCGTCATGGAAAAATGTTTCAGATGATAGTGATCTTAAATGGAAAAACGGACCTTCGCTTAGACGAACAAAAAATAACGATTAACAAGCCTTCCGTCATCACGATACCTACAGGATGCGTGCACGGCTTCCGCTTTGCCCCTAATACAGAGGGCATTGTTTTAACGCTTGCTGATAGCGTTTTAAATACCCCGCAATTTGAGCACCTTAACCAAACATTTGGAGTACTCTTATCGCATCCACAAGTACTAAAAATAGACACAGAGAATGGCTTTTTAGAGCAAATCATGTGGTTACTCGAGCAGATCAAATGGGAGTTACAAAACCCTAATATGGGACGCGCACTGATGTGTGAATGGCATGCAATGAGCTTGTTATTAATTGTTCGCCGAATCCATGACATTTTGGGCTCGGAAACTAGAGAAGAAAGCTTACGCAGCCAACAAATCAGTCATCTAAAACAACTGATTGAGCAAAACTTTCGCAGTCAATGGAATGTTCAAGAATATGCCGACGCTATTGGCATCACCACAACCACGCTAAATCGCATCACGTTACAGCACCTCAATAAAACGGTAAAAACTTTATTGCTAGAACGTACAATGCTCGAAGCCAAGCGCCGACTTATCTACACACGAAGTAACCTTGACCAAATAGCTTATGATTTAGGCTTTAAAGACCCCGCCTACTTCTCTCGATTTTTTAAGCGAGAGACAGGGCTAACACCGGGACAAATGCGCAAAGAAATGAGCCATGATGACAGCCCATTACTCACCACATGA
- a CDS encoding 3'-5' exonuclease — MSNSTPIKTPLSDGSVDWLLNFERGAKQASSAFLKAYYQSSVPAADTPLSRVPFLAMDFETTGLDASRDEIVSIGVVPFTLERIHYSQSKHWLVKPIAPLNADSVVFHGITHRDLDEAEDFENVIEPLLKVMAGRVLVVHYRYIERPFLYRALEQRINEGVVFPVVDTMAIEASLCRSSMWARIKQKLGIKPESIRLGDSRMRYGLPNYPSHHALTDALATAELFQAEVAYHLSPETPIGDIWL; from the coding sequence ATGTCCAATAGTACACCGATAAAAACCCCATTGTCTGATGGCAGCGTCGATTGGCTGTTGAATTTTGAGCGAGGCGCAAAGCAGGCCAGCAGCGCTTTTCTAAAAGCGTATTATCAAAGCAGTGTGCCAGCTGCTGATACGCCTTTAAGCCGAGTGCCTTTTTTAGCGATGGATTTTGAGACCACGGGGCTTGACGCGAGCCGAGATGAAATTGTGAGCATAGGCGTTGTGCCGTTTACGTTAGAGCGTATTCACTATAGCCAGAGCAAACATTGGTTGGTGAAGCCTATCGCGCCATTAAATGCAGATTCTGTTGTGTTCCATGGTATTACTCATCGGGATTTGGACGAAGCAGAAGACTTTGAAAATGTGATTGAGCCATTGTTAAAGGTAATGGCGGGGCGTGTGCTTGTGGTTCATTATCGCTACATAGAAAGGCCATTTCTATATAGAGCATTGGAGCAGCGTATTAATGAAGGCGTTGTTTTTCCTGTTGTTGATACGATGGCTATAGAAGCCTCATTATGCCGCTCTTCTATGTGGGCACGAATCAAACAAAAGCTTGGTATAAAACCAGAGTCTATTCGCTTAGGGGATAGCCGTATGCGATACGGTTTGCCTAATTACCCTTCGCATCATGCGCTTACTGATGCTTTAGCCACTGCGGAACTATTTCAAGCAGAGGTTGCTTATCACTTGTCTCCTGAAACACCGATCGGCGATATTTGGCTTTAA
- a CDS encoding MBL fold metallo-hydrolase, whose protein sequence is MQPQVTSFFDEPTNTYSYVVKDPHSSHCAVIDSVLNFDYASGHTTTESADEIIRFIDEHSLTVDWILETHVHADHLSAAPYLHLKLGAKTGIGAHIKTVQQTFGQIFNAETTFSRDGSQFDQLFIDGDLIQIGHLKGKAIHTPGHTPACMTYVFGNAGFVGDTLFMPDYGTARCDFPGGDASTLYHSIQKVFALPDETRLFMCHDYKAKGRDHFANETTVADERLHNIHVGNQISEQAFVKMRTERDATLGMPKLIIPSVQINMRAGHLPPAEDNGQIYLKVPINLL, encoded by the coding sequence ATGCAACCGCAAGTAACCTCATTTTTCGATGAGCCGACCAATACTTACAGCTATGTCGTTAAAGATCCGCACAGCTCACATTGCGCTGTTATTGATTCTGTTCTGAATTTTGATTATGCAAGTGGCCACACAACGACAGAGTCTGCTGATGAGATCATTCGCTTTATTGATGAACACAGCCTTACAGTCGATTGGATTTTAGAAACACACGTACACGCTGACCACTTATCCGCCGCTCCTTACCTACACCTTAAGTTAGGCGCTAAAACAGGAATCGGTGCGCACATCAAAACAGTACAACAAACTTTTGGTCAGATATTTAATGCAGAGACAACCTTCTCTCGTGATGGGAGTCAATTTGATCAGTTGTTCATAGACGGCGACCTCATACAGATTGGACACCTGAAAGGCAAAGCAATTCATACACCCGGCCACACACCCGCATGTATGACATATGTCTTTGGCAATGCGGGTTTTGTTGGAGACACGCTATTTATGCCAGACTACGGCACAGCACGCTGTGATTTTCCTGGAGGCGATGCAAGCACCTTATATCACTCAATTCAGAAAGTGTTTGCTCTGCCAGATGAGACACGCTTATTTATGTGTCATGACTATAAAGCCAAAGGGCGTGACCATTTTGCTAATGAAACAACCGTAGCCGACGAGCGGTTGCACAATATCCATGTTGGTAACCAAATATCAGAGCAGGCATTTGTCAAAATGCGCACTGAACGAGATGCCACCTTAGGTATGCCCAAACTTATCATCCCTTCTGTGCAAATCAACATGCGTGCAGGTCATTTACCTCCCGCTGAAGATAACGGGCAAATTTACCTTAAAGTCCCGATCAACCTGTTATAA